One Onychostoma macrolepis isolate SWU-2019 chromosome 10, ASM1243209v1, whole genome shotgun sequence genomic region harbors:
- the ugcg gene encoding ceramide glucosyltransferase, whose product MALLDLALQGFSIFGFLLFIVLWLMHLVSIIYVRLHLNKKTTEKVPYSKLAGVSLLKPLKGVDPNLINNLETFFELDYPKYEILLCVQDHDDPAIDVCKKLLGKYPNVDARLFIGGKKVGINPKINNLMPAYEGARYELVWICDSGIRVKPDTLTDMANQMTEKVGLVHGLPYVADRQGFAATLEQVYFGTSHPRSYISANVTGIKCVTGMSCLMRKDILDQAGGLIAFAQYIAEDYFMAKAIADRGWKFSMATQVAMQNSGSYSIAQFQSRMIRWAKLRINMLPATIIEPISECFVASLIIGWAAHHVFRWDIMVFFLCHCLAWFISDYIQLRGVQGGPPSFSKLDYAVAWFIRESMTIQIFLSALWDPTISWRAGRYRLRCGGTAEEILDV is encoded by the exons cCGTCTGCATCTCAACAAGAAGACCACAGAAAAGGTGCCATACAGCAAACTGGCTGGTGTATCGCTGCTGAAGCCCCTCAAGGGTGTGGACCCCAATCTCATAAACAATCTGGAGACGTTTTTTGAGCTCGACTATCCCAAG TATGAAATTCTGCTGTGCGTCCAAGACCATGACGATCCAGCCATTGATGTTTGTAAAAAGCTGCTGGGCAAATATCCGAATGTTGACGCCAGGTTATTTATAG GAGGTAAGAAAGTTGGCATcaatccaaaaataaataacctCATGCCAGCTTATGAAGGGGCAAGGTACGAACTCGTCTGGATCTGTGACAGTGGCATTCGAG TGAAGCCAGACACTCTCACTGATATGGCTAATCAGATGACGGAGAAGGTGGGACTGGTTCATGGTCTTCCTTACGTGGCAGACAGACAAGGATTTGCCGCCACACTGGAGCAG GTTTATTTTGGTACGTCACATCCTCGTTCCTACATCTCGGCCAATGTCACGGGAATCAAGTGCGTCACGGGGATGTCGTGTCTCATGAGGAAGGACATCCTGGACCAAGCGGGCGGGCTGATTGCATTTGCCCAGTACATCGCTGAAGATTACTTCATGGCCAAGGCCATCGCAGACAG AGGATGGAAATTTTCCATGGCAACGCAAGTAGCCATGCAGAATTCTGGCTCGTACTCCATTGCACAATTCCAGTCTCGCATGATCAG ATGGGCCAAACTGAGAATCAACATGCTGCCGGCCACCATCATCGAGCCCATCTCGGAGTGCTTTGTGGCCAGTCTTATCATCGGCTGGGCCGCCCACCATGTATTTCGCTGGGACATCATGGTGTTTTTCCTGTGCCATTGCCTGGCCTGGTTCATTTCGGATTACATCCAGCTGAGAGGAGTACAG GGCGGTCCTCCATCCTTCTCCAAGCTGGACTACGCGGTGGCCTGGTTCATCAGGGAGTCCATGACAATTCAGATTTTCTTGTCCGCTCTTTGGGACCCCACCATCAGCTGGAGGGCGGGACGCTACCGATTGCGTTGCGGAGGTACAGCAGAGGAAATCTTGGATGTTTAA